The proteins below are encoded in one region of Aspergillus nidulans FGSC A4 chromosome III:
- a CDS encoding ribosomal 40S subunit protein S27 (transcript_id=CADANIAT00005645) produces the protein MVLAVDLLNPTPQAEARKHKLKQLVPGPRSFFMDVKCPGCFNITTVFSHAQTVVVCSGCSTVLCQPTGGKARLTEGCSFRRK, from the exons ATG GTTCTCGCGGTCGACCTTCTCAACCCCACTCCTCAGGCTGAGGCCCGCAAGCACAAGCTCAAG CAACTTGTGCCCGGACCCCGCTCCTTCTTTATGGATGTCAAGTGCCCCGGCTGCTTCAACATCACCACCGTCTTCTCCCACGCCCAGACCGTCGTTGTGTGCTCCGGCTGCTCTACTGTCCTCTGCCAGCCCACCGGTGGCAAGGCCCGTCTCACCGAGGGCTGCTCTTTCCGCCGAAAGTAA
- a CDS encoding proteasome regulatory particle lid subunit RPN5 (transcript_id=CADANIAT00005647), whose product MSGVLKPEKDFSKDADKLIPEAEQLAKTDVQGAIDKLLLLEKQARQSSDLPTTSRLLVTIVTISKNTGDWNLLNDQVLLLSKKHGQLKQAISRMVQTVMSFLDETPNMETKLSVIQTLRTVTEGKIFVEVERARVTRILSQIKKSQGDLNAAADILCELQVETFGSMTRREKTEFILEQVALCIERGDWTQATVLSRKINKRYFARKPKKSAEEIEKLKKEAEEREKTRAPDEAPMEVDDDVTDLKLRYYEQQIILANHDYKYLDVCKHYREVLDTDSVQENPEQLRAVLARIVYYIVLSPYDNEQSDLLHRIQQDTRLSAVPVESRLVKLFTVPELMRWPIVAEQFGPHLCNTDVFSPKPSQSAEDRPYRRWQDLRKRVIEHNVRVVAKYYTRIEMGRLTQLLDLTEEETEKYISELVTSKTIYAKIDRPARLVNFAKPRDADDVLNEWSSDMRSLLGLLERIDHLITKEEMMARILPTREKAKAR is encoded by the exons ATGTCCGGAGTCTTGAAACCGGAGAAGGACTTCTCCAAAGATGCTGACAAGCTGATCCCCGAAGCTGAGCAGCTTGCAAAG ACGGATGTACAAGGTGCGATTGACAAGCTGCTACTGTTGGAAAAACAAGCAAGACAG TCATCCGATTTGCCTACCACTTCTCGATTACTCGTAACTATCGTCACAATCAGCAAGAACACTGGTGACTGGAACCTGCTCAATGACCAagtcctccttctttccaagAAACACGGCCAGCTCAAGCAAGCTATTTCGAGGATGGTGCAGACCGTGATGAGTTTCTTGGACGAGACCCCGAATATGGAGACCAAACTATCAGTTATCCAAACCTTGCGGACTGTCACGGAGGGAAAG ATCTTTGTCGAAGTCGAGAGAGCTCGTGTCACACGCATTCTGTCTCAGATCAAGAAGTCCCAGGGTGATCTgaacgccgccgccgatatTCTTTGCGAACTCCAAGTCGAGACATTTGGATCGAtgacgagaagggagaagaccGAATTCATCCTAGAACAAGTCGCACTCTGCATTGAGCGTGGCGATTGGACGCAAGCGACAGTTCTTAGCCGGAAGATCAATAAACGATACTTCGCCCGAAAGCCCAAGAAGAGCgctgaggagattgagaagctcaagaaggaggctgaggaaagagaaaagaccCGCGCACCGGACGAGGCTCCTATGGAAGTGGACGACGACGTCACGGACCTGAAGCTTCGTTATTACGAACAGCAGATCATTCTTGCCAACCATGACTACAAATACCTGGATGTTTGCAAACACTACAGAGAGGTGCTTGATACGGATTCGGTACAAGAGAATCCCGAACAGCTACGAGCG GTCCTTGCGCGCATTGTATACTACATCGTACTATCGCCTTACGACAACGAGCAATCTGATTTACTGCACCGCATTCAACAGGACACTAGACTCTCCGCTGTTCCTGTTGAATCTCGTCTGGTGAAGCTCTTTACTGTCCCCGAACTTATGCGCTGGCCCATTGTTGCGGAGCAATTTGGTCCTCATCTGTGCAACACTGATGTTTTCAGCCCTAAGCCGAGTCAGTCTGCCGAAGACCGGCCATACAGAAGATGGCAAGACCTTCGCAAGCGTGTCATTGAACATAATGTGCGAGTGGTGGCAAAATACTACACTCGCATTGAGATGGGCCGGTTGACTCAGTTACTGGACCTTACCGAGGAAGAAACAGAGAAGTACATCAGTGAACTGGTTACATCGAAGACTATCTACGCAAAGATTGACCGACCAGCACGGCTGGTCAATTTCGCCAAGCCTCGCGATGCTGACGATGTGCTAAATGAGTGGAGCAGCGACATGAGGAGCCTTTTGGGCCTACTGGAGCGCATCGACCACCTTATTACCAAAGAAGAGATGATGGCCCGTATTTTGCCCACCCGGGAAAAGGCGAAGGCTCGTTGA
- a CDS encoding uncharacterized protein (transcript_id=CADANIAT00005646): MAGRPPLKLLMLHGYTQSGPLFHAKSRALIKHITKAFPLHEISAIYPTGPLRLNPADIPGYTPAHDSNGNGDDKDTEIEAYGWYRRSNTAEPPLYVGLEDGLNAIAKVLGEEGPFDGVIGFSQGAAMAAMVASLLEGEKRREAFARFASSSCSSSETTAEGIPYPDSFAELDHPAMKFVLCYRLFMRLRRFRRLSCMCWALWMRLLMRGGVGRLWKLALGIRRARARLFGILGVTFCRASGLI; the protein is encoded by the exons ATGGCCGGCCGCCCGCCACTTAAACTCCTCATGCTCCACGGCTACACCCAGTCCGGCCCGCTTTTCCACGCCAAATCCCGCGCGCTCATAAAACACATTACAAAGGCCTTTCCCCTCCACGAAATCTCCGCAATATATCCTACCGGTCCGCTTCGCCTTAACCCCGCTGATATTCCAGGGTATACACCCGCGCATGACTCCAACGGTAATGGCGACGATAAGGACACAGAAATTGAAGCGTATGGCTGGTACAGACGGTCGAATACCGCGGAGCCGCCACTGTATGTCGGGCTTGAGGATGGACTCAATGCGATTGCGAAGGTGCTGGGTGAGGAGGGCCCTTTTGACGGCGTGATTGGTTTTAGTCAGGGggcggcgatggcggcgatgGTTGCGTCGTTGTTggagggggagaagaggagagaggcgTTTGCGCGGTTtgcgtcttcttcttgttcttcctcagAAACAACGGCAGAAGGAATCCCTTACCCGGATTCTTTCGCCGAATTGGACCACCCCGCGATGAAATTCGTATTGTGCTACA GGCTTTTTATGAGGCTCCGCCGATTCAGACGCCTATCCTGCATGTGCTGGGCTCTCTGGAtgcggttgttgatgaggggaGGAGTCGGTCGCTTGTGGAAGCTTGCGCTGGGGATCCGGAGAGCGAGGGCAAGGTTGTTTGGCATCCTGGGGGTCACTTTCTGCCGAGCCAGCGGCCTTATCTAG
- a CDS encoding uroporphyrinogen-III C-methyltransferase (transcript_id=CADANIAT00005648), translated as MKDASESAAQIPLLASINAESQVHLIVGANPLAAARCTKSVQAGAKPVVISPDPGSLQYTLAAHFENGNAKWVQREFEDADLTTLGREEVDHVVDMVFVTLGGNHPLSSHISKLCRRLRIPVNVSDAPDLCTFSLLSTYSDGPLHVGITTSGRGCKLAARLKREIAATLPPNLGNAIDRLGTIRRRLWEEDFAAGLCDAVFDIDDDDATGQKHTFNNLVTESDVNAAKTRRMRWLSQICEYWPLRKLAAIDDSDIDKILQEYSAGTVKSTDTNGTFIEKKGKIVLAGSGPGHPDLLTRATYNAIQCADIILADKLVPAPVLELIPRRTEVHIARKFPGNADQAQEEFLRMGLDALKKGRKVLRLKQGDPYLYGRGGEELEFFRAEGFTPVVLPGITSALSAPLFAEIPATHRGVADQVLVCTGTGRKGAAPEPPTYVPTQTVVFLMALHRLSALINSLTMPPAEDFDRPPQPRTLWPKETPCAIIERASCSDQRVIRSTLEHVCQAFEVEGSRPPGLLVVGASCHVLHKPEDQKWIVEEGFRGLDELQSTVEVPMMNETA; from the exons ATGAAGGATGCATCAGAAAGCGCAGCACAAATACCGCTGCTTGCTTCTATAAATGCAGAATCTCAGGTGCATCTTATTGTTGGGGCGAATCCTCTTGCTGCAGCTCGTTGCACCAAAAGCGTGCAAGCAGGAGCCAAACCAGTAGTCATCTCGCCCGATCCTGGAAGTCTGCAATATACTTTGGCGGCGCATTTTGAAAATGGCAATGCGAAGTGGGTTCAGagggagtttgaggatgcCGATTTGACGACCTTAGGGAGGGAAGAGGTGGATCATGTTGTGGACATGGTCTTTGTTACCCTTGGTGGAAATCACCCATTGA GCTCTCATATATCCAAACTATGCCGGCGGCTCAGGATCCCAGTGAATGTTTCTGATGCTCCAGATCTTTGCACATTCAGCTTGCTTTCCACCTATTCGGATGGCCCTCTTCATGTCGGAATCACGACTTCGGGACGGGGCTGCAAGCTAGCGGCACGATTGAAGAGAGAGATAGCAGCCACTCTCCCTCCCAACCTTGGCAATGCCATAGATAGGTTAGGGACGATTAGGAGACGTCTCTGGGAGGAAGATTTTGCTGCGGGATTGTGTGATGCGGTCTTCGAcatcgacgatgacgacgcGACTGGACAAAAACATACATTCAACAACTTAGTGACAGAGTCTGATGTGAACGCAGCCAAAACCAGACGTATGCGCTGGCTATCCCAAATTTGCGAATATTGGCCACTTCGCAAACTTGCGGCCATTGATGATTCGGACATTGATAAGATCCTCCAGGAATACAGCGCAGGCACTGTGAAGAGCACTGATACGAACGGCACCTTTAttgagaagaagggcaaaaTCGTACTCGCCGGTTCAGGTCCTGGGCACCCAGATTTACTCACTCGGGCCACATACAACGCCATTCAATGTGCCGATATCATCTTGGCTGACAAACTTGTGCCTGCTCCTGTGCTGGAACTGATTCCGCGACGAACAGAGGTTCATATCGCGCGCAAATTTCCAGGAAATGCTGATCAGGCGCAAGAGGAGTTTCTCCGCATGGGCTTGGATGCACTTAAAAAGGGCCGCAAGGTGCTTCGCCTGAAGCAGGGTGACCCTTATCTGTACGGGCgaggaggcgaagagcttgAGTTTTTCCGCGCTGAAGGCTTTACGCCAGTTGTTTTGCCGGGCATCACCAGCGCTCTGAGCGCTCCATTGTTTGCGGAAATTCCTGCAACCCACCGAGGGGTAGCTGACCAGGTTTTGGTGTGCACAGGCACAGGAAGAAAAGGCGCTGCGCCTGAACCTCCAACTTACGTACCGACACAGACGGTAGTTTTCCTAATGGCGCTACATCGACTCTCCGCGCTCATCAACTCTCTTACTATGCCGCCTGCAGAAGACTTTGACCGCCCTCCACAACCGCGGACACTGTGGCCAAAGGAAACCCCTTGCGCTATTATTGAACGTGCTTCCTGCAGCGACCAGCGGGTGATTCGTTCTACGCTCGAGCATGTTTGCCAGGCCTTTGAAGTCGAGGGCTCACGACCACCTGGCCTACTTGTAGTTGGAGCTAGCTGCCACGTCCTGCATAAACCGGAAGATCAAAAATGgattgttgaagagggatTCCGAGGATTGGATGAGTTACAAAGCACGGTCGAGGTACCGATGATGAACGAAACGGCGTGA
- a CDS encoding lipoyl(octanoyl) transferase LIP2 (transcript_id=CADANIAT00005641), which translates to MRLAHLHFPDITSFTRVAALQQTLTTRLLAHKKLVADAATTTPPPPDPTIITFTPNPVYTTGRRDLPPSNTSPSSSKTLSLPPALEPIRSLLTPPESGSKLHNKNGPIAEYHPTLRGGQTTYHGPGQMVAYTILDLRRMGLSPRCHIRLLENSVVDVLRSYGLDGLITEDPGVWVPRPSSTGSNGDELPRKITAVGVHLRRNISSYGIGFNVTEEPMWFFRQIVACGLEGREATSLEGQGIKGVSTDEVAGRFVDAFVRRVNNDYARGQIALGEKIEEVYKVSEQDIIC; encoded by the exons ATGAGACTCGCCCACCTTCACTTCCCCGACATAACCTCCTTCACGCGTGTCGCAGCCCTCCAACAAACCCTCACAACCCGCCTCCTCGCCCACAAAAAGCTGGTCGCCGATGccgcaacaacaacaccgcCGCCCCCGGACCCAACAATAATCACTTTCACTCCAAACCCCGTATACACGACTGGGCGTCGGGACCTGCCACCTTCAAAcacctctccctcctcctcaaagaccctctctctccctcctgcTCTCGAACCAATCCGATCGTTGCTTACCCCACCGGAGTCGGGGTCAAAATTACACAATAAAAATGGGCCGATAGCAGAGTATCACCCGACACTGCGCGGTGGACAAACAACGTACCATGGCCCCGGGCAGATGGTCGCATATACGATTCTGGATCTGCGACGGATGGGATTAAGTCCACGCTGCCATATCCGGTTACTAGAGAACAGTGTTGTGGATGTGCTACGGTCGTACGGGCTTGATGGGCTGATCACGGAGGATCCGGGGGTTTGGGTGCCGCGCCCTTCCTCTACTGGTAGCAATGGCGATGAGCTGCCCAGAAAGATCACGGCTGTCGGCGTTCACTTAAGGCGGAATATCAGCAGCTACGGGATTGGATTCAATGTGACGGAGGAGCCGATGTGGTTTTTCCGGCAGATCGTGGCGTGTGGACTTGAGGGGAGGGAGGCAACGAGCCTGGAAGGGCAGGGCATTAAGGGCGTCTCCACCGATGAGGTTGCGGGGCGGTTTGTTGATGCGTTTGTGCGAAGGGTGAATAACGATTATGCTCGTGGGCAGATTGCGCTCGGGGAGAAGATTGAGGAGGTTTATAAGGTGAGCGAGCAGGATATA ATATGCTAG
- a CDS encoding aminoalcoholphosphotransferase (transcript_id=CADANIAT00005644), translating to MVYIRQHELSNLKNYRYAGVDHSLISRYVLKPFYNNFVIKFFPMSMAPNAITLTGLFFVLINLFTVLYYNPSLDQDCPPWVYASCAIGLFLYQTFDAVDGIQARRTKQSGPLGELFDHSVDACNTALGVLIFAGVMNLGQTWATVLTLFGSTMTFYVQTWDMYYTQVLTLGIVSGPVEGVLTLCVVFGFTAYMGGGSFWHQPMFETIGVPKLEFIPKQLYDLPFTQWYLIYGAVMLFFATGSSIAHVIQVRKERGKDSIGPLFGILPLALTWVVVPAYLYLNPTILENYLVPFALYVGLVNAYAVGRIICAHLVHQDFPYFNILLGPLALAVVDSAGALFGVWSSTLIGTIGQPAFVFLCLGLGLGVYGSFVHDIITTICDYIDIWCLTIKHPYVPEESVNGNVVRAAKKNL from the exons ATGGTGTACATCCGGCAACATGAATTATCGAACTTGAAGAACTATCGATATGCAGGCGTGGACCATTCGCTCATCAGTCGATATGTCCTCAAACCGTTCTATAATAATTTTGTGATCAAGTTCTTTCCCATGAGCATGGC ACCTAATGCT ATCACTTTGACAGGCCTATTCTTCGTCTTGATCAACCTCTTTACCGTTCTATACTATAACCCAAGCCTGGATCAGGACTGTCCACCATGGGTCTATGCCAGTTGCGCCATCGGGCTATTCTTGTACCAGACGTTTGACGCTGTAGACGGAATCCAAGC AAGGAGAACTAAGCAGAGCGGCCCTCTTGGCGAGCTTTTTGATCACA GTGTTGACGCCTGCAACACGGCCCTGGGAGTCTTGATATTCGCCGGAGTCATGAACCTCGGCCAGACTTGGGCTACTGTTCTGACACTTTTTGGAT CTACCATGACCTTCTATGTCCAGACCTGGGATATGTATTATACACAAGTGTTGACGTTGGGCATCGTCTCTGGTCCTGTTGAAGGGGTACTGACGCTTTGTGTTGTCTTCGGGTTCACCGCATATATGGGAGGCGGAAGTTTCTGGCACCAGCCTATGTTCGAAACGATCGGTGTTCCTAAACTCGAGTTCATCCCTAAGCAGCTCTATGACTTGCCCTTCACGCAGTGGTATCTCATTTATGGTGCGGTCATGCTTTTCTTCGCCACTGGCTCGAGCATCGCGCATGTCATCCAGGTTCGCAAGGAACGTGGTAAGGATTCGATTGGTCCACTCTTCGGTATCCTTCCTCTCGCCTTGACGTGGGTAGTTGTACCGGCGTACCTGTACCTAAACCCGACAATCCTCGAGAACTACCTGGTTCCCTTTGCCCTGTATGTCGGCCTGGTCAACGCGTATGCCGTTGGACGAATAATATGTGCCCATTTGGTACACCAAGACTTTCCCTATTTCAACATTCTTCTTGGACCTCTTGCtttggctgttgttgacaGTGCCGGTGCACTTTTTGGTGTCTGGTCGTCAACTCTGATTGGTACAATCGGACAGCCTGCTTTCGTTTTCCTATGCCTGGGTCTGGGCCTTGGCGTCTACGGGAGCTTTGTG CATGATATCATTACCACCATTTGTGATTATATTGATATCTGGTGTTTGACAATCAAGCACCCCTATGTGCCAGAGGAGTCCGTCAACGGCAATGTGGTTCGAGCAGCTAAGAAGAACCTATAG
- a CDS encoding pyridoxamine 5'-phosphate oxidase family protein (transcript_id=CADANIAT00005642), which yields MPFVHLPPSRNNARPETMSDSLNPPLSYEASATTTHRHVATTLPPEVSSCLKNSRFLHLATCDGLTPHISLMSYTYLPSTPFDPYPTIIMTTNSSSRKTTHLQTNPRVSLLVHDWVSHRPPTRASNPGNTRDGSPPPAATRSSLASLLLNLNTSALSSISTTITGEARFLQPNSEEETWCKERHLENNTFEEEMSTFGQAQQPGQRRPSLSIDDDVRVITIRVREGRLADWKGGVRDWLVVQEGEEGPDETTPNGVVL from the exons ATGCCCTTTGTGCATTTGCCTCCGTCTCGAAACAACGCCAGACCAGAAACAATGAGCGATTCGCTGAACCCTCCGCTTTCTTATGAAGCCTCCGCTACAACTACCCATCGCCATGTTGCAACTACCCTCCCACCGGAGGTTTCATCGTGCCTCAAGAACTCCCGCTTC CTTCACTTAGCAACATGTGATGGCCTCACTCCACACATTTCCCTAATGTCCTACACATATCTGCCCTCAACACCCTTCGATCCGTACCCCACGATTATCATGACCACCAATTCCTCGTCTCGGAAGACCACTCATCTACAGACGAACCCACGAGTCTCGCTACTAGTACACGATTGGGTGTCACATCGTCCGCCTACCCGTGCTTCAAACCCCGGGAATACTCGCGATGGATCACCTCCACCCGCAGCAACCCGGTCCTCTCTGGCTAGTCTGCTACTGAACCTCAACACGAGTGCGCTGTCCAGCATTTCCACTACTATTACGGGGGAAGCTCGCTTTTTGCAGCCGAATTCCGAGGAGGAAACATGGTGTAAAGAGAGACACTTGGAAAATAACACATTCGAGGAAGAAATGAGCACTTTTGGCCAGGCACAGCAACCTGGTCAGCGCCGGCCCAGTCTTTCaattgacgatgatgtcCGAGTCATCACCATCCGGGTGCGCGAGGGCCGACTGGCTGATTGGAAAGGAGGCGTGCGAGATTGGCTTGTCGTCcaagagggcgaagaagggcCCGACGAAACCACTCCTAACGGTGTCGTACTGTAG
- a CDS encoding NIPSNAP family protein (transcript_id=CADANIAT00005643), which translates to MLAPRAFRPASLLARPFHTSAPVFRAPSIRDITPDSAEEFNARQKEFRENLEVARKKREQQESQSVGASASTSASAPAPVTRDRLREYTDAPAASSKSNASDEKSPIFDAADVLDNQALGSLSTHRSLGDEHLLEVNRSPKRGPLSSLIYGTKEGQQLDRDIERSFSQVLARGKYVHSIVFHDVKPDRVDEYVDLVGEWYPRMAAAEENRVNLVGSWRTQVGDNDTFVHIWEYQRYEGYHASLHNISRHPGFPAFDKKLKSLIKSKKTSLMQEFSFWPTTPPRRLGGLFELRSYTLHPGNLLEWETHWRRGLKARREVMEGVGAWFVQIGDLNTVHHLWQFANLEERKIRREQSWGIEGWAETVHKTVPLIQTMQSRILIPMPWSPVG; encoded by the exons ATGCTTGCCCCGCGAGCCTTTCGGCCTGCATCCCTACTCGCCCGACCCTTCCACACATCTGCCCCTGTCTTTCGAGCGCCCTCCATTCGGGACATCACGCCTGACTCGGCTGAAGAGTTCAATGCTCGCCAGAAGGAGTTTCGGGAGAACCTGGAAGTAGCTCGCAAGAAGAGAGAACAGCAAGAGAGTCAGTCAGTCGGTGCTTCTGCTTCCACCTCTGCATCTGCCCCAGCCCCTGTTACCCGTGATCGCCTCCGTGAGTACACTGacgctcctgctgcttcttccaagAGCAACGCGAGCGATGAAAAGAGCCCCATATTTGACGCCGCCGATGTTCTTGATAATCAAGCATTGGGCTCACTTTCTACCCACCGTTCTTTAGGAGACGAACACTTGCTGGAAGTCAACCGATCTCCGAAACGCGGACCACTCTCATCTTTAATTTACGGTACGAAAGAAGGCCAGCAGCTTGATAGAGACATCGAACGTTCTTTCTCGCAAGTTCTCGCCCGCGGCAAATACGTGCACTCCATTGTTTTCCACGACGTGAAACCCGATCGAGTAGACGAATATGTCGACCTGGTTGGCGAATGGTACCCTAGAATGGCGGCTGCGGAAGAAAACCGCGTGAATTTGGTGGGAAGCTGGCGAACGCAAGTGGGAGACAATGACACCTTTG TTCATATCTGGGAATATCAGCGGTATGAAGGTTACCATGCTTCTCTTCACAATATCTCGCGCCACCCAGGATTCCCTGCCTTCGACAAGAAACTCAAGAGTTTGATtaagagcaagaagacgtCCTTGATGCAGGAATTTTCGTTCTGGCCTACAACGCCGCCGCGCCGCCTGGGAGGCCTCTTTGAACTTCGATCTTACACTCTTCATCCTGGCAATCTTCTTGAGTGGGAAACTCATTGGCGCCGTGGCCTTAAGGCTCGTCGCGAGGTCATGGAAGGCGTGGGCGCTTGGTTCGTGCAGATTGGAGACCTGAACACGGTCCACCATCTGTGGCAGTTTGCAAACCTTGAAGAGCGCAAGATCCGCCGGGAGCAGTCTTGGGGCATAGAAGGCTGGGCTGAGACGGTGCATAAAACTGTTCCGCTCATCCAAACCATGCAGAGCCGCATCTTAATCCCCATGCCCTGGAGCCCTGTCGGCTAG
- the rho3 gene encoding Rho family GTPase RHO3 (transcript_id=CADANIAT00005640): protein MRHSEPTVFENYVHDIFVDNVHMELSLWDTAGQEEFDRLRALSYEDTHVIMLCFSVDSPDSFENVASKWIEEISENVPGVKLVLTALKCDLRKDEYMNDNPNVITYEQGLAKAKEIGAVKYLECSAVQNRGIREAFYEAAKVALEVKAQNTGSSQSRCVIQ from the exons ATGCGACATAGTGAACCGACTGTCTTTG AGAACTACGTCCATG ATATCTTCGTCGATAACGTGCATATGGAACTGTCGTTATGGGACACGGCTGGCCAAGAAGAATTTGATCGATTACGTGCACTCTCATATGAGGATACGCATGTCATAATGCTGTGCTTTAGT GTCGACAGCCCTGACTCGTTCGAAAACGTGGCCAGTAAATGGATCGAAGAGATCTCGGAGAATGTGCCTGGAGTGAAACTGGTCCTAACAGCGCTTAAGTGCGACTTGCGGAAGGACGAATATATGAATGACAACCCGAATGTTATCACATACGAGCAAGGACTGGCAAAGGCGAAGGAAATTGGGGCTGTGAAGTACCTCG AGTGCTCTGCGGTCCAAAACCGCGGCATTAGGGAAGCCTTCTACGAAGCCGCCAAAGTTGCCCTTGAGGTGAAGGCTCAAAACACCGGCTCGTCGCAAAGCCGCTGCGTCATTCAGTGA
- a CDS encoding fungal specific transcription factor domain-containing protein (transcript_id=CADANIAT00005649), whose amino-acid sequence MSSTLTRINPRLQRLADILAQAQALPCEALEQCPASPESYPTARSSPVPKDAATLQRRSQEDVLILKNGVPRFISGKHWAWMAEEIRDIQSLLAEPQKSSPNEPQGNHLIWESDSSPSNLQDSNNIAFDPIQSDAFEPLTMSIFHAAINSMKETDVSTVFNTDKSCLLRRYRAGIEIYLKQHEFMSSRIFEVLQAFVIFLTAQYREDDIGKVWPLTGLAIRMATIQHLHRGPLALPLGTIDIVQVELRRRLWAQICHLDFRAAEGHGFAPSIHDLSMLRAHYPDHTCVAKENPCLFPGASGEARVLSELQTLLKTAEAMAAELEKALDDLVQYCDKSIQIPRQDREKVISPTTRRSIFMDAAITVENWCTIASSKDCEPSQWHISSHAGIHPILYVLSEGSAGSNRDLRNPRPAYVRGMASHYLLLDRVRFQNLCPADGTQTAGLSPGPQDNPMVTRSGPDNMASGELELDTGDFLGFMNLGDFGFPDLADVDPMLFSNPSQWS is encoded by the exons ATGTCCTCTACATTGACCAGAATCAACCCCAGACTTCAGCGTCTGGCAGATATTCTGGCCCAGGCACAGGCGCTGCCGTGTGAAGCGTTGGAGCAATGTCCTGCCTCGCCGGAATCATATCCTACCGCTCGATCTTCGCCTGTACCCAAAGATGCGGCAACCCTGCAGCGCCGTTCGCAGGAAGATGTGCTTATCTTAAAGAATGGAGTACCTCGATTCATCTCGGGCAAACACTGGGCCTGGATGGCGGAAGAG ATTCGAGATATCCAATCTCTACTCGCCGAGCCGCAAAAGTCCTCGCCCAACGAGCCTCAAGGCAATCATCTCATCTGGGAAAGCGATTCCTCACCATCTAATTT ACAAGACAGTAACAATATCGCATTCGACCCCATTCAATCTGATGCATTTGAGCCGCTGACCATGTCCATCTTCCATGCAGCCATTAATAGTATGAAGGAAACAGATGTTTCTACAGTCTTCAACACCGACAAATCCTGTCTCCTGCGAAGGTATCGAGCTGGGATAGAAATATACCTGAAACAACATGAGTTTATGTCCTCAAGGATCTTTGAAGTTCTACAAGCATTTGTCATCTTTTTG ACAGCTCAATATCGGGAAGATGATATAGGCAAAGTGTGGCCCTTGACCGGTCTTGCCATTCGCATGGCTACTATTCAGCATCTCCATCGTGGCCCACTAGCACTACCACTGGGAACGATCGACATAGTGCAAGTAGAGTTGCGCCGCCGTTTATGGGCGCAGATATGTCACCTGGACTTTCGGGCTGCAGAGGGTCATGGCTTCGCTCCTTCAATCCATGA CCTCTCAATGTTACGGGCGCATTATCCAGACCACACATGCGTCGCGAAAGAGAATCCGTGTCTGTTCCCAGGGGCCTCTGGAGAAGCCCGAGTTTTGTCTGAACTTCAAACCCTGTTAAAAACTGCCGAGGCCATGGCagctgagctggaaaaggcactggatgatcttgtccaGTACTGTGACAAGAGC ATCCAGATTCCTCGACAGGACCGCGAGAAGGTCATCAGCCCGACAACACGAAGGAG TATCTTCATGGATGCGGCCATAACCGTAGAGAACTGGTGTACCATCGCCTCGAGCAAGGACTGTGAACCATCTCAATGGCATATTTCGTCGCATGCTGGCATTCACCCCATCCTTTACGTCCTTTCTGAG GGGTCTGCAGGTAGCAACCGCGATTTACGAAATCCGCGGCCAGCATACGTCCGGGGCATGGCCAGCCATTATCTGTTGCTTGATCGAGTTCGATTCCAGAACCTCTGTCCTGCGGACGGCACTCAAACAGCTGGTCTCAGCCCAGGGCCGCAAGATAATCCGATGGTGACGAGATCAGGACCGGATAACATGGCTTCGGGGGAGTTGGAATTAGATACTGGGGATTTCCTGGGATTTATGAACCTCGGGGACTTTGGTTTCCCTGATCTTGCGGATGTTGACCCGATGTTGTTCTCTAACCCTTCGCAGTGGAGCTGA